The proteins below are encoded in one region of Deltaproteobacteria bacterium:
- a CDS encoding ammonia-forming cytochrome c nitrite reductase subunit c552, protein MRSTLALIALLAVNCAVALTGCTDFSEPKTPEFKTDLKTDEIKNSAFKDEFPLHYETYLRNNETEIMTEYGGSVAYNKHDNVNPLPEGYKHAQPYLKNLWLGYAFSYEYKAARGHTYAMKDILNIDRLNRYDEKAGLPATCWNCKGAKMNEWIGTYGDDFWAKNFNEFREEVDMNEDTIGCACCHDPVNMELRLYSVPLKAYLASQGKDFKTLDRNEKRALMCGQCHVEYYFQDKGFGAPKKVVFPWADGKDPEQVYNYYKTHGDTTTPGFEHNFVDWVHPVSKTPMLKAQHPEFETWHNGVHGAAGVTCADCHMSYTRLDGKKKMSNHHWTSPLKDPDMKACRQCHTDKTPDYLKQRVIYTQDKVWEQLMVAQDNSVKAHEAIRMASEFQGEKPANYDQLMIDAREMCRKGQFFWDLVSAENSVGFHNPTKALDTLAKSQQYSQKAVDIAIQAAAFTTAKDLAGDIKKLVPPIMKHSRELQMDPVHMASHPWFKYLEVTPKAEQIWDENRRLIPAPAKS, encoded by the coding sequence ATGCGTAGCACCCTCGCCCTGATCGCCCTGCTGGCCGTGAACTGTGCCGTGGCCCTGACCGGCTGCACGGATTTCTCCGAACCCAAGACCCCGGAGTTCAAAACCGACCTCAAGACCGACGAGATCAAGAACTCCGCCTTCAAGGATGAGTTTCCGCTGCATTACGAAACCTACCTGCGCAACAACGAAACCGAGATCATGACCGAATACGGCGGGTCCGTGGCCTACAACAAGCACGACAACGTCAACCCCCTGCCCGAGGGGTACAAACACGCCCAGCCCTATCTGAAGAATCTCTGGCTCGGCTATGCCTTCAGCTACGAGTACAAGGCCGCGCGCGGCCATACCTACGCCATGAAGGACATCCTGAACATCGACCGTCTGAACCGGTACGACGAAAAGGCCGGTCTGCCGGCCACCTGCTGGAACTGCAAGGGCGCGAAGATGAACGAATGGATCGGCACGTACGGCGATGACTTCTGGGCAAAAAATTTCAATGAATTCCGCGAAGAAGTCGACATGAACGAAGATACCATCGGCTGCGCCTGTTGCCATGATCCGGTCAACATGGAGCTGCGCCTGTATTCCGTGCCGCTCAAGGCCTATCTGGCCAGCCAGGGCAAGGACTTCAAAACCCTGGACCGCAACGAAAAACGCGCCCTGATGTGCGGCCAGTGCCATGTTGAATACTATTTCCAGGACAAGGGCTTTGGCGCGCCCAAGAAAGTGGTCTTCCCCTGGGCCGACGGCAAGGACCCGGAGCAAGTGTACAATTACTACAAGACCCACGGCGACACGACCACGCCCGGATTCGAGCACAATTTCGTGGACTGGGTCCATCCCGTGTCCAAAACGCCCATGCTCAAGGCCCAGCATCCCGAATTCGAAACCTGGCACAACGGCGTGCACGGCGCGGCGGGCGTGACCTGCGCCGACTGCCACATGAGCTACACCCGTCTGGATGGCAAAAAGAAAATGTCCAACCACCACTGGACCTCGCCCCTGAAGGATCCGGACATGAAGGCCTGCCGCCAGTGCCACACCGACAAGACGCCGGATTATCTGAAGCAACGCGTCATCTACACCCAAGACAAGGTTTGGGAGCAGCTCATGGTCGCCCAGGACAATTCGGTCAAGGCGCATGAGGCCATCCGCATGGCCAGCGAATTCCAGGGGGAAAAACCGGCCAACTACGACCAGCTCATGATCGACGCCCGCGAGATGTGCCGCAAGGGCCAGTTCTTCTGGGATCTGGTCTCGGCCGAAAACAGCGTCGGCTTCCACAATCCGACCAAGGCCCTGGACACCCTCGCCAAATCCCAACAATACAGCCAAAAAGCCGTGGACATCGCCATCCAGGCGGCAGCCTTCACCACGGCCAAGGATCTGGCTGGGGACATCAAGAAGCTCGTGCCACCCATCATGAAGCACAGCCGCGAACTCCAGATGGACCCCGTGCACATGGCCAGCCACCCATGGTTCAAATACCTGGAGGTCACGCCCAAGGCCGAACAGATCTGGGATGAAAACCGCCGACTCATCCCGGCTCCGGCCAAAAGCTGA